From Paenibacillus graminis:
CCGACAGTCATGATGTCGTATTTGGACAGGACCTCCCGGTTCATTTCCTGGATGTATTCATGCACGCGCGGACCGTTTACGAAATATTCACCGCCAAAATGATAGGTCCGTTCGCCGTCCTCCTGGTCTTTCCCCACATTGGGAAGCTCTGGAACCTTGGAGATCAGGTTGATTACGTCCATGCGGAACCCGTCGATGCCTTTATCGAGCCACCAGGTCATCATATCGTAGATTTCCTGCCGCAGCTTCGGATTGTCCCAATTCAGGTCCGGCTGCTTCCGGGAGAACAGGTGCAGGAAATATTCGCCGGTCTGCGCATCGTATTCCCAGGCCGGGCCGCTGAAGAAGGAGCCCCAATTGTTAGGCTCATGCCCGTCCTTGCCTGCCCGCCAGATGTAATAGTCCCGGTAAGGGCTGTCCGGGGATTTGCGTGATTCAGCGAACCAGGCATGCTCATCCGAGGAATGGTTGACCACCAGATCCATAATCAGCTTCATACCGCGGGCATGAAGCCCGGCAAGCAGCTCCTCCCAGTCAGCGAGTGTGCCGAATTCATTCATAATATTCTGATAATTGCTGATATCATAACCGTTATCGTCATTGGGCGACTGGTATACCGGACACAGCCAGACCACGTTGATACCAAGCAGCTCCAAATAATCAAGCCGGGATATTATCCCTTGAAGATCACCGATGCCGTCTCCATTGCTGTCTTGAAAGCTGCGGGGGTAGATTTGGTAGACTACACTTTCTTTCCACCATTGCTTGTTCATGGTTCTGCACTCCTGTCTCTATATGAACTGCGGTACGTAAATTTACTTAATGGAGCCTTGGGTAAGGCCGCCGATAATCCATTTCTGTGCGAACAGATAAATAACTATCATAGGGGACAAAGCCAGCAGATACGAGGCGAAAGCCAGGTTGAAATCGGTGCTGAATTGGCCCTGGAAGACATACTGCACAAGCGGCAGCGTATAGGAATCCTGGTTGCCCAAGAGAATCAGCGGCAGCATGAAGTCATTCCAGGTAGACAGGCAGGACAAGATGCCGATGGTCGCATTGACAGGAGCCAGCAGCGGGAAAATAATCCGCCAGAAGGTGCCCCAGGTCGAGGCCCCGTCCACTGTAGCCGCTTCCTCCAGCTCATACGGAATGGAGCGGATATAACCGACATACACAAAGACATTAAAAGCAAGGCCATAGACGATGTACAAAATAATCAGCCCGGGAATATTGTTCATATGCAGGTCGGTAGTGACTTTGACCACCGGCAGCATAATGATCTGGAACGGAATGAACATAGCGCTGATGAAATAGAAGTAGAGCATTTTGAAGAAGCGCTTATTCATATTCCGGGCAATGGCGTAGGCGACCATAGAATTCGTGAGCAGAATAAATACAACCGCTGTTACAGTAATTGTGGCACTGTTGCCCAGGGCGTTGAAGAAATTCGTCGCCTTGATGGCGTTCGCGAAATTCTCGAAATGCAGCCCGGTTGGCAGGGAGAAAATGGAGCGGGCCATTTCCTCGGGATTTTTGAGTGCGATGGCGACCGTCATGTACAGCGGAAAGAGGATCAGCAGGGAACACAGCGCGATAATTACCGTAACCGGCCAATTCGTCGATTTTTTGATCATAGGTCCATCTCCCGTTTCTGCAGGAATTTAAGCTGAAGGGCGGAGATGACGACGATGACGATAAAATAAATCACGGCGTTCGCCGACTGGTATGCGAATTCTCCGCCCTGGAAGCCGCCGGTGTAAATCAATAGGGCGATGGATTGCGTAGAACGGCCGGGACCCCCGCCTGTCAGGGCGATGATCTGGTCGAAAACCATCAATCCGCCTTTCATCGCCAGCACCATATTGATCGTGAAAAAGGAAGCAAGCAGCGGAAAGGTAATGCTCCAGAATTCCCGCCAGCGGCTCGCGCCGTCCAGATTGGAAGCTTCATAAAGATCATGGGGAATCGTCTGCAATCCGGCCAGATACAGAATGGTGTTATAAGCGATGCCCTGCCAGACTGCAACAATGACGATCCCGATCCAGGCCCAATCGGAGTTGCCGAGGATGTTCTGCGAGAGAAAATCACTTCCCAGCTTCTCGCCCCACACCGGAAACACATTGGAGAACAGATAGTTGAAGATAAAGCCGACAATCAGCACGCTGAGGATATTGGGCAGGAAATATACGCCGCGGAAAAAGTTTTTGGCCTTTATCTTGGCATTCAGTCCCAGTGCGATCAGCAGGCTGATAATATTGATGAGGACAGTTGTAGCGATGGCGTATTTAAAGGTAAAAAGATAAGAGTTCAGCACATTCTCGTCTTTGAAAATATTAATGAAATTCTTGAACCCCACATAATCAAAGCTTTTGCTGTAACCATCCCAGTTCGTGAACGAATAATAAATACCCTGCAGCGCCGGAAACGTATGAAACGCGAAGAACAGCAGCAGTGCTGGTATAGTCATCAGGTAAAAAGCGGCTCGCCGTTTGGCCATCAGTTAATCCTCCTTAGAAAAAAGCGCAGAAGCAGGGGCTTGCCGCCCCTGTTCTCCTGATGCTTGTAGTTCATGCTATGGATTGGCAATCTTATTTCCGGTTAGCTACCTTATCCCATTCTGTATCGAGCTGCTTCAGGTATGCGTCGATGTCTTTACTGTTGAGGAAGCTTTGAATAATCGTATCGACCTTCATCGCCCCAGGGATGTAATGGTCGGCAAAATCGGCCAGCTTGCCGGAGGTGAATGCTTCCTTGAAGCCGTCCATGGCAGGGTCATCCTGAGTCACGCCCTTCACCGCCGGGAATGCTTTTTGCTCGGTGATGTATGCCGTTACGTTCTGCGGCTGAAGAAGGAATTCGACGAATTTCTTCGCTTCTTCCTTATGCTTGCTGTCCTTGGAGATCGTCAGCAGGGTATCCACACCGGAAATGA
This genomic window contains:
- a CDS encoding carbohydrate ABC transporter permease, producing the protein MIKKSTNWPVTVIIALCSLLILFPLYMTVAIALKNPEEMARSIFSLPTGLHFENFANAIKATNFFNALGNSATITVTAVVFILLTNSMVAYAIARNMNKRFFKMLYFYFISAMFIPFQIIMLPVVKVTTDLHMNNIPGLIILYIVYGLAFNVFVYVGYIRSIPYELEEAATVDGASTWGTFWRIIFPLLAPVNATIGILSCLSTWNDFMLPLILLGNQDSYTLPLVQYVFQGQFSTDFNLAFASYLLALSPMIVIYLFAQKWIIGGLTQGSIK
- a CDS encoding carbohydrate ABC transporter permease: MAKRRAAFYLMTIPALLLFFAFHTFPALQGIYYSFTNWDGYSKSFDYVGFKNFINIFKDENVLNSYLFTFKYAIATTVLINIISLLIALGLNAKIKAKNFFRGVYFLPNILSVLIVGFIFNYLFSNVFPVWGEKLGSDFLSQNILGNSDWAWIGIVIVAVWQGIAYNTILYLAGLQTIPHDLYEASNLDGASRWREFWSITFPLLASFFTINMVLAMKGGLMVFDQIIALTGGGPGRSTQSIALLIYTGGFQGGEFAYQSANAVIYFIVIVVISALQLKFLQKREMDL